In a genomic window of Myxococcus fulvus:
- the nadB gene encoding L-aspartate oxidase encodes MPHRFDFLVLGGGVAGLSFALQAARHGTVAVLTKRERGESNTAYAQGGIASVLAPTDSFDAHIEDTLVAGAGLCHRDAVEVTVREGPERVRELVTLGAEFNRQTSGEFDLTREGGHSARRIIHSGDITGREVQRALLARCDETPNITFFANTAAIDLILDRRLPRPGSSRCLGAYALLETGGIERFLAKVTVLATGGAGKVYLYTSNPDVATGDGVAMAYRAGAQVANMEFYQFHPTCLFHPEAKSFLISEALRGEGGKLRLKGGQTFMERYHPLGALAPRDVVARAIDAEMKRTGDECVYLDMTHMGRAFLTERFPNIYATCKAFNIDMAVQPIPVVPAAHYQCGGVVTDLHGRTSVPGLYAIGEVSCTGLHGANRLASNSLLEGLVFGQRAVKVAAEELASLPTPREDPPEWDPGSAVESDESVVVSHNWDEIRRLMWNYVGIVRTDKRLMRARRRLELLREEIRDYYWRFEVTRDVIELRNIADVALLIVDCASRRKESRGLHFTLDYPHPDDHHWLRDTTLSREL; translated from the coding sequence ATGCCCCATCGGTTCGACTTTCTCGTCCTGGGAGGCGGCGTGGCGGGCCTCTCCTTCGCCCTCCAGGCTGCCCGGCATGGCACCGTGGCGGTGCTGACCAAGCGCGAGCGGGGCGAGAGCAACACGGCCTACGCCCAGGGTGGCATCGCCAGCGTGCTGGCCCCCACCGACTCCTTCGACGCCCACATCGAGGACACCCTCGTCGCGGGTGCGGGCCTGTGCCACCGGGACGCGGTGGAGGTGACGGTGCGCGAAGGCCCCGAGCGCGTGCGGGAGCTCGTCACGCTGGGCGCGGAGTTCAACCGACAGACCTCCGGCGAGTTCGACCTGACGCGCGAGGGCGGCCACTCCGCGCGCCGCATCATCCACTCGGGTGACATCACCGGGCGCGAGGTGCAGCGCGCGCTGCTCGCCAGGTGCGACGAGACGCCCAACATCACCTTCTTCGCCAACACGGCCGCCATCGACCTCATCCTGGACCGGCGCCTGCCCAGGCCCGGCAGCAGCCGCTGTCTGGGCGCGTACGCGCTGCTGGAGACCGGCGGCATCGAGCGGTTCCTCGCGAAGGTGACGGTGCTGGCCACCGGCGGCGCGGGCAAGGTGTACCTGTACACGTCCAACCCGGATGTGGCCACGGGGGACGGCGTCGCCATGGCGTACCGCGCGGGCGCGCAGGTGGCGAACATGGAGTTCTACCAGTTCCACCCCACCTGCCTCTTCCACCCGGAGGCCAAGAGCTTCCTCATCAGCGAGGCCCTGCGCGGCGAGGGCGGCAAGCTGCGACTCAAGGGCGGGCAGACGTTCATGGAGCGCTACCACCCGCTGGGCGCGCTCGCGCCGCGCGACGTGGTGGCGCGCGCCATCGACGCGGAGATGAAGCGCACCGGCGACGAGTGTGTCTACCTGGACATGACGCACATGGGCCGGGCGTTCCTCACCGAGCGCTTCCCCAACATCTACGCCACCTGCAAGGCGTTCAACATCGACATGGCCGTGCAGCCCATCCCCGTCGTCCCCGCGGCCCACTACCAGTGCGGCGGCGTGGTGACGGACCTGCACGGGCGCACGTCGGTGCCCGGCCTGTACGCCATCGGCGAGGTGTCCTGCACGGGACTGCACGGCGCCAACCGGCTCGCGTCCAACTCGCTCCTGGAAGGGCTCGTCTTCGGTCAGCGCGCCGTGAAGGTCGCGGCGGAGGAGCTGGCGTCGCTGCCCACCCCGCGCGAGGACCCGCCGGAGTGGGACCCGGGCAGCGCGGTGGAGTCCGACGAGAGCGTCGTCGTCAGCCACAACTGGGACGAGATTCGCAGGCTCATGTGGAACTACGTGGGCATCGTCCGGACGGACAAGCGACTGATGCGCGCGCGACGCCGGCTGGAGCTGTTGCGCGAGGAGATTCGTGATTACTACTGGCGCTTCGAGGTGACCCGGGACGTCATCGAGCTGCGCAACATCGCCGATGTGGCCCTGCTCATCGTCGACTGCGCCAGTCGTCGCAAGGAGAGTCGGGGACTGCACTTCACCCTCGACTATCCGCATCCCGATGACCACCACTGGCTGCGCGACACCACCCTTTCCCGGGAGCTGTGA
- a CDS encoding ABC transporter permease translates to MIRLVRELYQYRGLLLSLVQRELKARYRGSFLGFLWTFLNPTLHMMVYALLFTMVMRQNIPNYPYFMFVGLLPWIWFTSSLTAGASAISDRRDLMTKVRFPAQVLPTTVVMTNLSNYVLSLPLMLALGLIYGQYPTWHVIAFPLVVLIQLVFTLALTYIVAAINVSFRDLQHIVGNVLTMWFFLTPVLYQASTIHDEGLRTTILMANPMASLMLSYQAIFYEHRLPDAGPLAALAVVSVVLLWGASVLFESRREDFAESI, encoded by the coding sequence ATGATTCGCCTCGTCCGAGAACTGTACCAATACCGAGGCCTGCTCCTCAGCCTCGTCCAGCGTGAGCTCAAGGCCCGCTACCGCGGCTCGTTCCTGGGCTTCCTCTGGACGTTCCTGAACCCCACGCTGCACATGATGGTGTACGCGCTGCTCTTCACCATGGTGATGCGGCAGAACATCCCCAACTACCCGTACTTCATGTTCGTGGGGCTGTTGCCGTGGATCTGGTTCACCTCGTCGCTGACGGCGGGCGCCAGCGCCATCAGTGACCGGCGCGACCTCATGACGAAGGTGCGCTTCCCGGCCCAGGTGCTGCCCACCACAGTGGTGATGACGAACCTGAGCAACTACGTGCTGTCGCTCCCGCTGATGCTGGCCCTGGGGCTCATCTACGGGCAGTACCCCACCTGGCACGTCATCGCGTTCCCGCTGGTGGTGCTCATCCAGCTCGTCTTCACGCTGGCGCTCACGTACATCGTCGCGGCCATCAACGTGTCGTTCCGGGACCTGCAGCACATCGTCGGCAACGTGCTGACCATGTGGTTCTTCCTCACGCCGGTGCTGTACCAGGCGAGCACCATCCACGACGAGGGCCTGCGCACGACCATCCTGATGGCCAACCCCATGGCCAGCCTGATGCTGTCGTACCAGGCCATCTTCTACGAGCACCGCCTGCCGGACGCGGGCCCGCTGGCCGCGCTGGCCGTCGTGTCGGTGGTGCTGCTGTGGGGCGCGTCCGTCCTCTTCGAATCCCGCCGCGAGGACTTCGCGGAATCCATCTGA
- a CDS encoding glycosyltransferase, which yields MKTVLEKLAGDSQAPDAAPGAGELARMVAVVRSLLEARRPCLPESCEDVTALEGALRLLTEQLHRARPEGAHALSPLQEASRLAVPHEFAVPDSHRATLGRVVTATKRAFIEGLHPFHVESLRPQADFNKAVVRVLEYLTVHRALGLREDVSAWARAQLEPKADPTRWRVARSHRGGALGSVVEAAKRSYLSAAGPVLEGLLKGQSAWNAAMVEAVVAAASPTPPDEATGARWVAGLVEHNDPLRPEALPRPLRAGAPLWTELLRRQTRFNEQAVLALAGVLGTRTPAPRPPELGDYEGWCAGREPADLEATREALGTLASRPRVTLVTPVYNTPESFFRECVDSVRAQLYTEWEWVLVDDASTAPHVAGMLREAAAGDARIRVVTLERNGGIARATNAGLAVATGDWVGFLDHDDTLAPHALARMVLAAEAEPSLDVLYSDEDRLDSEGRRTAPFFKPDWSPDLLRSVNYVCHFLFARRRVIEAVGGVREGFDGSQDYDLMLRLSEAARGIGHVPQLLYHWRANPASFSSQATGLSKATDAGERALREHLARKGESAEVSSPAPTQYRVRYPVKGTPKVSIIVPFKDRPDLLELLVPGLLSRTTYPHFEVLLVSNNSTKPETFALLERLTDPRLVKLTWDFPFNYPAINNWAAKQATGELLLFLNNDMEVVDPGWLTELVSQAQRPEVGAVGCKLLFPEGTVQHAGAVVGITGMAGHPFWRLPDGPISTPFGHTEWTRNWLSVTSACVIFRRDVFEGLGGFDERFQVCGSDVDIGLRLNQRGLRVVYTPHARLIHHESASRRADAVPESDYWWSYVSYRPWLGERGDPFYNPNLSLLGTDCSLRRHPETGETLALRTLTHDVPSAQDPAMEARARAQRHLVEHLGELDFTPEQAAASRESAGAALTALRARGRVRTATWFIPAFGHVYAGIHTLFRFADLMQRRHGVRSDFVVYDKPGASPGDFEARAASVFPGAAGAFRVLEGASALAELPECDLAIATYWTSAYQVLRHPRAAVRAYFVQDYEPMFFAAGTQSALAEQTYQLGLQGIFNTPGLRDTVKALHGMDGFAFEPAVDSALFHDRRPARKGPVRVFFYGRPGNERNGFELGLAALARLKRELGPAVDIITAGAEWHPESYGVRGLVTNLGVLPAERTAALYRECDVGLCFMFTRHPSYLPLEMMACGVTVVTNDNPANHWLLEDGENCLLSAPTVSCVLARLRAAVTDASLRARIGARAAERVRRTSWEEQVDLLLEYLLTPDVGSARAAVK from the coding sequence GTGAAGACAGTGCTGGAGAAGCTCGCCGGTGATTCACAGGCGCCCGACGCGGCGCCGGGCGCCGGGGAGCTGGCGCGGATGGTGGCCGTGGTGCGCTCGCTGTTGGAGGCGCGCCGCCCGTGTCTGCCCGAGTCCTGCGAGGACGTGACGGCGCTGGAGGGCGCGCTGCGGCTGCTCACCGAGCAGCTCCACCGCGCCCGGCCCGAGGGGGCGCACGCGCTGTCGCCGCTGCAGGAGGCCTCTCGGCTGGCGGTGCCCCACGAGTTCGCGGTGCCCGACTCGCACCGCGCCACGCTGGGCCGCGTGGTGACGGCGACGAAGCGCGCCTTCATCGAGGGCCTGCACCCGTTCCACGTCGAGTCGCTGCGTCCCCAGGCCGACTTCAACAAGGCCGTGGTGCGCGTGCTGGAGTACCTCACGGTGCACCGCGCGCTGGGCCTGCGCGAGGACGTGTCGGCGTGGGCCCGCGCGCAGCTGGAGCCCAAGGCGGACCCGACGCGCTGGCGGGTGGCGCGCTCCCACCGGGGCGGCGCGCTGGGCTCGGTGGTGGAGGCCGCCAAGCGCTCGTACCTGTCCGCCGCGGGGCCGGTGCTGGAGGGGCTCCTCAAGGGACAGTCGGCCTGGAACGCGGCCATGGTGGAGGCCGTCGTCGCGGCGGCCAGCCCCACGCCTCCCGACGAGGCCACGGGCGCCCGGTGGGTGGCGGGGCTCGTCGAGCACAATGACCCGCTGCGGCCCGAGGCCCTGCCGCGCCCGCTGCGCGCGGGGGCGCCCTTGTGGACGGAGCTGTTGCGTCGGCAGACGCGCTTCAACGAGCAGGCGGTGCTGGCGCTTGCGGGCGTGCTGGGCACTCGCACCCCCGCGCCCCGTCCCCCGGAGCTGGGCGACTACGAGGGCTGGTGCGCGGGCCGGGAGCCGGCGGACCTGGAGGCCACGCGCGAGGCGCTCGGGACGCTGGCCTCGCGGCCCCGGGTGACGCTCGTCACGCCCGTCTACAACACGCCCGAGTCCTTCTTCCGCGAGTGCGTGGACAGCGTGCGGGCGCAGCTCTACACGGAGTGGGAGTGGGTGCTCGTCGATGACGCCAGCACCGCGCCGCACGTCGCGGGGATGCTGCGCGAGGCGGCGGCGGGGGACGCGCGCATCCGCGTGGTGACGTTGGAGCGCAACGGCGGCATCGCGCGGGCGACGAACGCGGGCCTGGCGGTGGCGACGGGCGACTGGGTGGGCTTCCTGGACCACGACGACACGCTGGCGCCGCATGCGCTGGCGCGGATGGTGCTCGCGGCCGAGGCGGAGCCCTCGCTCGATGTCCTCTACAGCGACGAGGACCGGCTGGACTCCGAGGGCCGGCGCACCGCGCCGTTCTTCAAGCCGGACTGGTCTCCGGACCTGCTGCGCTCGGTGAACTACGTCTGCCACTTCCTCTTCGCCAGGCGGCGGGTGATTGAAGCGGTGGGGGGCGTGCGCGAGGGCTTCGACGGCTCGCAGGACTACGACTTGATGCTGCGGCTGAGCGAGGCGGCGCGCGGCATCGGCCATGTGCCCCAGCTGCTGTACCACTGGCGCGCCAACCCGGCGTCCTTCTCCAGCCAGGCGACCGGGCTTTCGAAGGCCACGGACGCGGGCGAGCGCGCGCTGCGCGAGCACCTGGCACGCAAGGGCGAGTCGGCCGAGGTGTCCAGCCCCGCGCCCACGCAGTACCGGGTGCGCTATCCGGTGAAGGGCACGCCGAAGGTGTCCATCATCGTCCCGTTCAAGGACCGGCCCGACCTGCTGGAGCTCCTGGTGCCGGGGCTGCTCTCGCGCACCACGTATCCGCACTTCGAGGTGCTGCTGGTCTCCAACAACAGCACGAAGCCGGAGACCTTCGCGCTGCTGGAGCGGCTGACGGACCCTCGGCTGGTGAAGCTCACCTGGGACTTCCCCTTCAACTACCCGGCCATCAACAACTGGGCGGCGAAGCAGGCCACGGGCGAGCTGCTGCTCTTCCTCAACAACGACATGGAGGTGGTGGACCCGGGCTGGCTGACGGAGCTGGTGTCGCAGGCGCAGCGGCCCGAGGTGGGCGCGGTGGGCTGCAAGCTGCTCTTCCCCGAGGGCACGGTGCAGCACGCGGGCGCGGTGGTGGGCATCACCGGCATGGCGGGCCACCCGTTCTGGCGGCTGCCGGACGGCCCCATCTCCACGCCGTTCGGCCACACCGAGTGGACTCGCAACTGGCTGTCCGTCACCAGCGCGTGCGTCATCTTCCGGCGCGACGTCTTCGAGGGCCTGGGCGGCTTCGACGAGCGCTTCCAGGTCTGCGGCAGCGACGTGGACATCGGCCTGCGGCTCAACCAGCGTGGCCTGCGCGTGGTGTACACGCCGCACGCGCGCCTCATCCACCACGAGTCCGCCAGCCGGCGCGCGGACGCCGTGCCGGAGTCCGACTACTGGTGGTCCTACGTGTCCTACCGGCCCTGGCTGGGGGAGCGCGGAGACCCGTTCTACAACCCGAACCTCTCGCTGCTCGGCACGGACTGCTCGCTCCGGCGTCACCCGGAGACGGGCGAGACGCTGGCCCTGCGCACGCTGACGCACGACGTGCCCAGCGCGCAGGACCCGGCGATGGAGGCGCGCGCGCGGGCGCAGCGCCACCTGGTGGAGCACCTGGGCGAGCTGGACTTCACGCCCGAGCAGGCGGCGGCGTCCCGGGAGTCGGCGGGAGCGGCCCTCACGGCCCTGCGCGCGCGGGGGAGGGTGCGCACGGCCACCTGGTTCATCCCCGCGTTCGGCCACGTCTACGCGGGCATCCACACGCTGTTCCGCTTCGCGGACCTGATGCAGCGGCGTCACGGCGTGCGGAGCGACTTCGTCGTCTACGACAAGCCGGGCGCGAGCCCCGGTGACTTCGAGGCGAGGGCGGCCAGCGTGTTCCCCGGCGCGGCGGGGGCCTTCCGCGTGCTGGAGGGAGCGTCCGCGCTGGCGGAGCTGCCCGAGTGCGACCTGGCCATCGCCACGTACTGGACGTCCGCGTACCAGGTGCTGCGCCACCCGCGCGCGGCGGTGCGCGCGTACTTCGTGCAGGACTACGAGCCGATGTTCTTCGCGGCCGGCACCCAGTCCGCGCTCGCGGAGCAGACCTATCAGCTGGGGCTCCAGGGCATCTTCAACACGCCGGGCCTGCGCGACACGGTCAAGGCGCTGCACGGCATGGACGGCTTCGCCTTCGAGCCCGCCGTGGACTCGGCGCTCTTCCATGACCGGCGTCCGGCGAGGAAGGGGCCCGTGCGGGTGTTCTTCTACGGACGGCCCGGCAACGAGCGCAACGGCTTCGAGCTGGGCCTGGCGGCGCTCGCGCGGCTCAAGCGGGAGCTGGGGCCGGCGGTGGACATCATCACGGCGGGCGCCGAGTGGCATCCGGAGTCCTACGGTGTCCGCGGGCTGGTGACGAACCTGGGCGTGTTGCCCGCGGAGCGCACGGCGGCGCTCTACCGGGAATGCGACGTGGGTCTGTGCTTCATGTTCACCCGTCACCCGTCCTACCTGCCCCTGGAGATGATGGCGTGTGGCGTGACGGTGGTGACCAATGACAATCCCGCGAACCACTGGTTGCTGGAGGACGGGGAGAACTGTCTGCTGTCCGCGCCGACGGTGAGCTGCGTGCTCGCGCGGCTGCGCGCGGCCGTGACGGATGCCTCGCTGCGCGCGCGAATCGGCGCGCGCGCGGCGGAGCGTGTGCGCCGCACGAGCTGGGAGGAACAGGTGGACCTGCTGCTTGAATATCTGCTGACGCCAGACGTCGGGAGCGCTCGCGCCGCCGTCAAGTGA
- a CDS encoding tetratricopeptide repeat protein, whose translation MTTRVKGRPETSPADDEFLQQLQRGGELLAANKVIEARSFLERAHQLQPRNEKAQNLLGLCFFKLGMFDRAAELYEMLVRDNPVDPTLRVNLGLVYLKTNALQRAVREFETATDLSPEHQKAQNYLGLALAQMGEYGRAREHFLLAGSDAMAEKMSRAIAGENFARATPAPVPPPAARVESPAPVRARPPEPEEEEIRFAEDEGPSALSGGESESSASESASRAGEDAGSAGAVGASGSPGAGGVSGTSAAGGALSASGSSGAGGTSAAGGALSASGSSGAGGSAGASAAGGVPGTSGAAGAVGSSGASASAASVTASGSSTVAGQGAVSASPSIHGTAATAGSSSAPGVSPQSGSSTPSAPGSSTTAGTLPTADESSAATSSVPLSRLQLTKVAARPAPARETTSSAPLLTVLAPSLALESERGSGPFALGEGRFRIAVETELLTRLDGLVALEGQLAFQPEMKRFRGRATDKPFGEGASRMVRARGRGVLHLEPSERRTFLAVDLGEDSAYFRDENVFAFEEPVMFENGRVPSDIAPDLDLVHLRGQGQVLLSLPGPLRSVAVRLDAPVTVPLTHLVGWQGNLTPRVVPLLKSASGESLRTAVELGGEGFALIALGVR comes from the coding sequence ATGACGACGCGCGTGAAGGGGCGGCCGGAGACGAGCCCCGCTGACGACGAGTTCCTCCAGCAGCTCCAGCGTGGTGGAGAGCTGCTGGCGGCCAACAAGGTCATCGAGGCCAGGAGCTTCCTGGAGCGTGCCCACCAGCTCCAGCCTCGCAACGAGAAGGCGCAGAACCTGCTCGGGCTGTGCTTCTTCAAGCTCGGCATGTTCGACAGGGCGGCCGAGCTCTACGAGATGCTCGTGCGCGACAACCCGGTGGACCCGACGCTGCGGGTCAACCTGGGCCTGGTGTACCTGAAGACGAACGCGCTGCAGCGCGCGGTGCGCGAGTTCGAGACGGCCACGGACCTGTCGCCCGAGCACCAGAAGGCGCAGAACTACCTGGGCCTGGCGCTCGCGCAGATGGGCGAGTACGGCCGCGCGCGCGAGCACTTCCTGCTCGCGGGCAGCGACGCGATGGCGGAGAAGATGTCCCGCGCCATCGCCGGGGAGAACTTCGCCCGCGCCACGCCCGCGCCGGTGCCGCCGCCCGCGGCGCGGGTGGAGAGTCCGGCCCCCGTGCGGGCGCGGCCTCCGGAGCCCGAGGAAGAGGAGATCCGCTTCGCCGAGGACGAGGGGCCGAGCGCGCTGAGCGGTGGTGAGTCGGAGTCCTCCGCGTCCGAGTCCGCGTCGCGGGCCGGTGAGGATGCGGGGAGTGCGGGCGCTGTCGGCGCGTCGGGCTCGCCCGGAGCGGGCGGTGTGTCGGGAACGTCAGCGGCCGGTGGCGCGCTCTCCGCGTCGGGGTCGTCCGGAGCGGGTGGAACGTCGGCGGCCGGTGGCGCGCTCTCCGCGTCGGGGTCGTCCGGAGCGGGTGGCTCCGCGGGAGCGTCCGCGGCAGGTGGTGTGCCGGGAACGTCGGGTGCGGCTGGCGCGGTCGGTTCGTCGGGCGCGTCCGCCTCGGCTGCGTCCGTCACCGCTTCGGGCTCGTCCACCGTGGCGGGCCAGGGTGCGGTGTCGGCTTCGCCGTCCATCCACGGGACGGCCGCCACGGCAGGCTCGTCCTCAGCCCCGGGCGTGTCCCCACAGTCGGGCTCGAGTACGCCCTCCGCGCCGGGTTCCTCCACCACGGCGGGCACCCTCCCCACTGCGGACGAGTCCTCCGCCGCGACCTCCTCGGTTCCACTGTCCCGGCTGCAGCTCACCAAGGTCGCCGCGCGGCCGGCCCCGGCACGTGAGACGACCTCGTCCGCGCCGCTCCTGACGGTGCTGGCGCCCTCGCTGGCCCTCGAATCGGAGCGGGGGAGTGGTCCCTTCGCCCTCGGCGAGGGCCGCTTCCGCATCGCCGTGGAGACGGAGCTGCTCACCCGGCTGGACGGCCTGGTGGCGCTCGAGGGGCAGCTCGCGTTCCAGCCGGAGATGAAGCGCTTCCGGGGCCGGGCGACGGACAAGCCCTTCGGTGAGGGCGCCTCGCGCATGGTGCGCGCCCGGGGCCGGGGCGTGCTCCACCTGGAGCCCTCCGAGCGCCGCACGTTCCTGGCGGTCGACCTGGGCGAGGACTCCGCCTACTTCCGCGACGAGAACGTCTTCGCCTTCGAGGAGCCGGTGATGTTCGAGAACGGCCGGGTGCCCTCCGACATCGCGCCGGACCTGGACCTGGTCCACCTGCGCGGCCAGGGGCAGGTGCTGCTGAGCCTGCCCGGGCCGCTGCGCTCGGTGGCGGTGCGCCTGGATGCGCCGGTGACGGTGCCGCTGACACACCTGGTCGGGTGGCAGGGCAACCTGACGCCTCGCGTGGTGCCTCTGCTCAAGTCCGCCTCCGGCGAGTCACTGCGCACGGCGGTGGAGCTGGGGGGCGAAGGTTTTGCCCTCATCGCCCTCGGGGTCCGCTAG
- the pgsA gene encoding CDP-diacylglycerol--glycerol-3-phosphate 3-phosphatidyltransferase, which yields MATDRAIRKQRKREERARRRAERKPSVLVQEFWNLPNMLTLGRIFLIPPFVWLMYDGDPLSSLFAGLVFAVAAITDVVDGYLARKWNLITVVGKFMDPLADKLIAMAALVMMVRLGRIAAWVVIVLLARELIVSGLRTIAASEGMVIAAGQEGKWKTSLQLVGIISLCVHYVHPLTLGSFSTPVDYNLVGKVLVYLSGAFSVWSAVVYFRAFLAMLAKRGDEAPIAKSV from the coding sequence ATGGCCACGGACCGAGCGATTCGCAAACAGCGCAAGCGGGAGGAGCGGGCGCGCCGTCGCGCCGAGCGCAAGCCGAGCGTGCTGGTGCAGGAGTTCTGGAACCTGCCCAACATGCTGACGCTGGGGCGCATCTTCCTCATCCCCCCGTTCGTCTGGCTCATGTACGACGGAGATCCGCTCAGCTCCCTGTTCGCGGGGCTCGTCTTCGCCGTCGCCGCCATCACCGACGTCGTCGACGGCTACCTGGCGCGCAAGTGGAACCTCATCACCGTCGTCGGCAAGTTCATGGACCCCCTGGCCGACAAGCTCATCGCCATGGCGGCCCTGGTGATGATGGTGCGGCTCGGACGCATCGCGGCGTGGGTCGTCATCGTCCTGCTCGCCCGCGAGCTCATCGTCAGCGGCCTGCGCACCATCGCCGCCAGCGAGGGCATGGTCATCGCCGCCGGCCAGGAGGGGAAGTGGAAGACCTCCCTCCAGCTCGTGGGCATCATCTCCCTGTGCGTCCACTACGTGCACCCACTGACGCTCGGCTCGTTCAGCACGCCCGTGGACTACAACCTCGTGGGCAAGGTGCTCGTCTACCTGTCCGGCGCGTTCTCCGTCTGGAGCGCGGTCGTCTACTTCCGGGCCTTCCTCGCCATGCTCGCGAAGCGGGGAGACGAGGCGCCGATCGCGAAAAGTGTTTGA
- a CDS encoding ABC transporter ATP-binding protein has protein sequence MQEPLDAIVLRDVVKSFRKRTIRGEYTTFKSELLRWLRGRNKPKEGGLITALRGINLRIPRGKTVAIIGRNGSGKSTLLKLITGIYTPTSGVMEINGRISALLDLGAGFHPDFSGRENILINGIILGMTRTEVRERMDDIIAFSELGEFIDEPVRTYSSGMYMRLAFAVATHVDPDILIVDEILAVGDEHFSKKSLAKMTEFKKRGKTIVLVTHDLGTVEKWCDEVAWIDGGYIRRVGRPSEVVAEYKQAIALAEAQSATFTPPALTEDGGALPQVNVPVEDGPVRLSGLRLTSPGGAEVARLSPEVAVEVCVDFSVQGPCADLEFEVSLQSPEGRALYETSTRVESVPLPKELPSSGRMRFVLERLGLLAGTYVCVVSARTAQGVSRERCTFEVSSSVAERGVFRPAHHWVVEPVAVQVAPALAGGGRP, from the coding sequence ATGCAGGAACCCCTCGACGCCATAGTGCTGCGCGATGTCGTGAAGAGCTTCCGGAAGAGGACCATCCGGGGTGAGTACACGACCTTCAAGTCCGAGCTGCTGCGCTGGTTGCGCGGCAGGAACAAGCCGAAGGAGGGAGGGCTCATCACCGCCCTGCGCGGCATCAACCTGCGCATCCCCCGCGGCAAGACGGTGGCCATCATCGGCCGCAACGGCTCCGGCAAGAGCACGCTGCTCAAGCTCATCACCGGCATCTACACGCCCACCTCCGGGGTGATGGAGATCAACGGCCGCATCTCCGCGCTCCTGGACCTGGGCGCGGGCTTCCACCCGGACTTCTCCGGCCGGGAGAACATCCTCATCAACGGCATCATCCTCGGCATGACGCGCACGGAAGTGCGTGAGCGGATGGATGACATCATCGCCTTCAGCGAGCTGGGTGAGTTCATCGACGAGCCGGTGCGCACGTACTCCAGCGGCATGTACATGCGCCTGGCGTTCGCGGTGGCCACGCACGTGGACCCGGACATCCTCATCGTCGACGAGATTCTCGCGGTGGGCGACGAGCACTTCAGCAAGAAGAGCCTCGCGAAGATGACGGAGTTCAAGAAGCGCGGGAAGACCATCGTCCTGGTGACGCACGACCTGGGCACGGTGGAGAAGTGGTGTGACGAAGTCGCGTGGATCGACGGTGGCTACATCCGCCGCGTGGGCCGCCCCTCGGAAGTCGTGGCCGAGTACAAGCAGGCCATCGCCCTGGCGGAGGCGCAGTCGGCCACCTTCACGCCGCCGGCGCTGACCGAGGACGGCGGCGCGCTGCCCCAGGTCAACGTGCCCGTCGAGGATGGCCCCGTGCGCCTGTCCGGCCTGCGGCTGACGTCGCCGGGCGGCGCGGAGGTGGCGCGGCTGTCCCCCGAGGTGGCGGTGGAGGTCTGCGTGGACTTCTCCGTCCAGGGCCCGTGCGCGGACCTGGAGTTCGAGGTGTCGCTCCAGTCCCCCGAGGGCCGCGCGCTCTATGAGACGAGCACGCGCGTGGAGTCCGTGCCGCTGCCGAAGGAGCTGCCATCCTCGGGGCGGATGCGCTTCGTGCTGGAGCGGCTGGGCCTGCTGGCGGGCACGTACGTGTGTGTGGTGTCGGCACGCACGGCGCAAGGCGTGTCCCGCGAGCGCTGCACCTTCGAGGTCAGCTCCTCGGTGGCCGAGCGCGGGGTGTTCCGTCCCGCCCACCACTGGGTGGTGGAGCCCGTCGCGGTGCAGGTCGCCCCCGCGCTGGCGGGTGGCGGCCGTCCCTGA
- a CDS encoding lytic transglycosylase domain-containing protein — protein sequence MRAIPALMLCAVLGLPFWAGASESIYRYVEKDGTIIYTNVPPTGSKGAKKMKGAFTQAPAKSRPVVGRSRTPPDLDPHIAAAAVRYRIPTALVRAIMHAESNFNKNALSHKGASGLMQLMPATASDMYVKDIFDERDNIEGGVRYLRVLANMFDGDMVKMIAAYNAGPEAVKRYGGKVPPYEETQGYVRKVLQLYYHYKERERPAESGPRELTSQNDDAREGAAGDEPR from the coding sequence ATGCGAGCCATTCCCGCGCTCATGCTCTGTGCCGTGCTGGGCCTCCCGTTCTGGGCGGGTGCGTCCGAGTCCATCTACCGGTACGTGGAGAAGGACGGGACCATCATCTACACGAACGTGCCGCCGACGGGCTCCAAGGGCGCGAAGAAGATGAAGGGCGCGTTCACCCAGGCGCCGGCGAAGAGCCGGCCGGTGGTGGGGCGCTCGCGCACGCCGCCGGACCTGGACCCGCACATCGCGGCGGCGGCGGTGCGCTACCGCATCCCCACGGCGCTCGTGCGTGCCATCATGCACGCGGAGAGCAACTTCAATAAGAACGCGCTGAGCCACAAGGGCGCGAGCGGACTGATGCAGTTGATGCCGGCCACGGCGTCGGACATGTACGTGAAGGACATCTTCGACGAGCGCGACAACATCGAGGGCGGGGTGCGCTACCTGCGCGTGCTCGCCAACATGTTCGACGGCGACATGGTGAAGATGATTGCCGCGTACAACGCGGGCCCGGAGGCGGTGAAGCGCTACGGCGGCAAGGTGCCCCCGTACGAAGAGACGCAGGGGTACGTGCGCAAGGTGCTCCAGCTCTACTACCACTACAAGGAGCGCGAGCGACCCGCCGAGAGCGGACCCCGCGAGCTCACATCCCAGAATGACGACGCGCGTGAAGGGGCGGCCGGAGACGAGCCCCGCTGA